A genomic region of Caldicellulosiruptor acetigenus contains the following coding sequences:
- a CDS encoding ABC transporter substrate-binding protein, whose translation MSIIKRLLSITLIATFLIATILSMNLINSKDVKAQSSNSTIKVFTFYNGNTNDEPHPNLFDTPIGKEITKLTGVKLKIEYATGQDEATKIGLILASGDLPDLIYGGNEHGKLIEAKVLVPIENYIQKYGKYCKQIYSDKDLKRMKQQDGHIYFLTPHRNEISPDTKPDGFWLPIDLLEKAKWPKVRYWEDYLNLIRDYVKKNPKIEGYPTIGFTFITESWRFFTLENPPSYLMGYQNDGDVIVDPKTYEAKVYSTSEAAKRYYRDLNKLWQEGLIDKEVFVQNYDTYLSKIAQGRVVGFYDQYWQFGYDAEASLKNAKKYNRMHISFPVVYKGVQRAKYVMRSPIGSRDGISITKKCKDPVGAFKFLDALCSLEAQKLMYWGIKGVDYSVDKNGKMYLTDQQKKNREDSQYRKKRGLGYWWTFPHAYLKLQDGNYREPGFDPEYVYKNFTPAEKKVLDAYKAKTFMQPPFTDPPLETPYGFAWEISIPAERTDVTIAQQKMSEVRRKYLPRLVMAKPGEYDKIWNEFVKEFEKTNYKVYEKFKTEIIRWKVKNWN comes from the coding sequence ATGTCAATCATAAAACGTTTACTTTCAATAACACTGATAGCAACATTTTTAATTGCTACAATTTTAAGTATGAACTTAATAAATTCCAAGGATGTAAAGGCTCAAAGTTCAAATAGTACTATAAAGGTTTTTACTTTTTACAATGGAAACACAAACGATGAGCCACACCCGAATTTGTTTGATACACCAATTGGAAAAGAAATTACAAAGCTCACAGGTGTAAAGCTCAAAATTGAATATGCTACAGGTCAAGATGAAGCAACTAAAATTGGATTAATACTTGCGTCAGGCGATTTACCAGATCTAATTTATGGCGGTAATGAACATGGGAAATTAATTGAAGCCAAAGTACTTGTTCCAATAGAGAATTACATTCAAAAATACGGTAAGTATTGTAAGCAGATCTACTCTGATAAAGATTTAAAGAGAATGAAGCAGCAAGATGGTCACATTTACTTTTTGACTCCTCACAGAAATGAAATTTCACCAGATACAAAGCCTGATGGTTTTTGGCTTCCTATTGATTTACTTGAAAAAGCTAAATGGCCAAAAGTAAGATATTGGGAAGATTATTTAAATCTCATTAGAGATTATGTTAAGAAGAACCCCAAAATTGAGGGTTATCCGACTATTGGATTTACATTCATAACTGAAAGTTGGAGATTCTTTACATTAGAAAATCCACCGTCATATCTTATGGGTTATCAAAATGATGGTGATGTTATAGTTGATCCAAAGACATATGAAGCGAAGGTATATTCAACATCTGAAGCAGCAAAGAGATATTATAGAGATTTAAATAAATTGTGGCAGGAAGGATTAATTGACAAAGAAGTATTTGTTCAGAATTATGATACTTATCTTTCAAAGATTGCACAGGGCAGAGTTGTTGGATTTTACGACCAATATTGGCAATTTGGATATGATGCTGAGGCATCCTTGAAAAATGCTAAAAAATACAATAGAATGCATATTTCATTCCCAGTAGTTTACAAAGGAGTTCAAAGGGCAAAATATGTAATGAGATCACCTATAGGTTCACGTGATGGAATAAGTATTACAAAAAAATGCAAAGATCCTGTTGGAGCATTTAAGTTCTTAGATGCTTTGTGCTCATTGGAAGCTCAAAAACTTATGTATTGGGGTATTAAAGGTGTTGATTACAGCGTTGATAAGAATGGGAAAATGTATTTAACTGATCAACAGAAAAAGAACAGAGAAGATTCCCAATATAGAAAGAAGAGAGGACTTGGTTATTGGTGGACATTCCCACATGCATATTTAAAATTACAGGATGGGAATTATAGAGAACCAGGTTTTGATCCTGAGTATGTATATAAGAACTTTACACCAGCAGAGAAGAAAGTTCTTGATGCTTATAAAGCAAAAACGTTTATGCAACCTCCATTTACTGATCCTCCATTAGAAACACCATATGGTTTTGCTTGGGAAATCAGTATTCCTGCGGAAAGAACAGATGTTACAATTGCTCAACAGAAAATGAGTGAGGTAAGGAGAAAATATTTACCAAGACTTGTTATGGCGAAACCAGGTGAATATGATAAAATATGGAATGAATTTGTAAAAGAATTTGAAAAAACAAACTATAAGGTTTACGAGAAATTTAAGACAGAAATAATCAGGTGGAAAGTTAAAAATTGGAACTAA
- a CDS encoding GH39 family glycosyl hydrolase, whose amino-acid sequence MTHIKIERGKQIGIFSDNWKFCVGSGRIGLALQKEYMDALSFVKRHIDFKYIRAHGLLHDDVGIYREDKVGDTEQPFYNFTYIDRIYDSFLELGIRPFVEIGFMPSRLASGTQTVFYWRGNVTPPKDYGKWEKLIKSVVKHFIDRYGEKEVIQWPFEIWNEPNLNVFWKDANQAEYFKLYEVTAKAIKEVNENIKVGGPAICGGSDYWIDDFLNFCYKNNVPVDFITRHAYTGKPPYHTPHFVYQDVHPIEYMLNEFKMLREKVKNSPYPDLPIHITEYNSSYHPLCPIHDTPFNAAYLARVLSEGGDYVDSFSYWTFSDVFEEADVPRSLFHGGFGLVAFNNIPKPVFHMFTFFNAMGKNILYRDEHILVTQREDGSIAIVAWNEVMKKDDEYERKYKLEIPIDFDDVFVKRKLIDEEHGNPWRTWIDMGRPRFPSKEQIQTLKEVAKPDVSTCRMRAQNGYVTLEFKLSRNAVVLFELSKVNDETGTYIGLDDSKIPGY is encoded by the coding sequence ATGACGCATATAAAGATTGAGAGAGGCAAGCAAATAGGCATATTTTCTGATAACTGGAAGTTTTGTGTTGGTAGTGGTCGCATAGGTCTTGCGCTTCAAAAAGAGTATATGGATGCACTTTCTTTTGTTAAAAGACATATAGATTTTAAGTATATAAGAGCTCACGGACTGCTGCATGACGATGTAGGAATTTATCGTGAAGATAAGGTTGGTGATACTGAACAGCCTTTTTACAATTTCACATACATTGACAGAATATATGACTCATTTTTGGAACTTGGAATACGACCGTTTGTAGAGATTGGGTTCATGCCGTCGAGACTTGCTTCGGGCACACAGACAGTATTTTACTGGAGGGGGAATGTCACCCCTCCCAAGGACTATGGTAAGTGGGAAAAGTTAATCAAAAGTGTTGTAAAGCATTTTATAGACAGATATGGCGAAAAAGAGGTTATTCAGTGGCCATTTGAAATCTGGAACGAGCCTAACTTGAATGTATTTTGGAAAGATGCAAACCAGGCAGAATACTTCAAATTATATGAAGTTACAGCAAAAGCCATCAAAGAGGTCAATGAGAATATAAAAGTGGGTGGACCGGCAATCTGTGGTGGTTCAGATTATTGGATAGACGATTTTTTAAACTTTTGCTACAAAAATAATGTGCCGGTAGATTTCATTACACGCCATGCATATACAGGGAAACCACCTTATCATACACCGCATTTTGTTTATCAGGATGTTCATCCAATTGAATATATGCTCAACGAGTTTAAAATGCTGAGAGAAAAGGTGAAAAATTCACCATATCCAGATTTACCAATACACATTACAGAATATAACAGTTCATACCATCCGCTGTGTCCTATACATGATACACCTTTTAATGCAGCTTATCTTGCAAGAGTGCTCAGTGAAGGAGGGGATTATGTAGATTCATTCTCTTACTGGACGTTCAGTGATGTGTTTGAAGAGGCCGATGTGCCAAGATCGCTCTTTCACGGCGGATTTGGTCTTGTAGCATTTAACAATATTCCAAAACCGGTATTTCATATGTTTACATTTTTCAATGCAATGGGCAAAAATATCCTCTACAGAGACGAACATATTTTGGTAACACAAAGAGAAGATGGTTCAATTGCAATTGTTGCATGGAACGAGGTTATGAAAAAGGATGATGAGTATGAAAGAAAATACAAACTTGAAATTCCTATTGACTTTGATGACGTTTTTGTCAAGCGAAAATTGATTGACGAAGAACACGGGAATCCATGGAGAACATGGATTGACATGGGCAGACCAAGATTCCCATCAAAAGAGCAGATACAAACTCTAAAGGAAGTGGCAAAACCTGATGTTAGCACGTGCAGAATGAGAGCACAAAACGGCTATGTCACACTTGAGTTTAAGCTGAGCAGAAATGCTGTGGTGTTGTTTGAACTGAGCAAGGTAAATGACGAGACAGGGACATATATAGGGCTTGATGACAGTAAAATACCGGGTTATTAA
- a CDS encoding alpha/beta hydrolase — protein sequence MAIMEINFYSKMLKRSTTILAILPVDRPDRNFIKDTDSETLKTLYLLHGYAGNHMDWLYGAQIVELSMRYNVAIFLPSGENSFYLDDEEKEEYHGEFVGRELIEFTRNVFPIPQKREKTFIGGLSMGGYGALRNGLKYNENFGGIIALSSALIIHKIAGISPDYKNAYASYKYYRRVFGDLDSLIGSDKDINALAKKLKETGAYIPKIYMACGKDDFLIQENRELYNFLKGEGLDVTYEEDEGSHDWQFWNKHIFKAFDWISKLSI from the coding sequence ATGGCCATAATGGAAATCAATTTTTATTCAAAGATGCTAAAGAGAAGCACTACAATTTTGGCCATTTTACCTGTGGACAGACCAGACAGAAATTTCATAAAAGATACTGATAGTGAGACTCTAAAAACACTTTATCTTTTGCACGGTTATGCTGGGAATCATATGGATTGGTTATATGGTGCTCAGATTGTTGAGTTGTCTATGCGATACAATGTTGCAATATTTTTGCCGTCGGGCGAGAACAGTTTTTATTTAGACGATGAAGAAAAGGAAGAATACCATGGAGAATTTGTTGGAAGAGAACTTATCGAATTTACAAGAAATGTATTTCCCATACCTCAAAAGAGAGAAAAGACATTTATTGGTGGGTTATCGATGGGTGGATATGGGGCTCTCAGAAACGGACTTAAGTACAATGAGAACTTTGGAGGGATAATTGCTTTATCTTCAGCATTGATAATTCACAAAATTGCGGGAATTTCTCCAGATTACAAAAATGCTTATGCAAGTTACAAATACTATAGACGGGTATTTGGAGATTTAGATTCGTTAATTGGAAGTGATAAGGATATAAATGCCCTGGCTAAGAAGCTGAAAGAAACAGGCGCATATATACCGAAGATATACATGGCATGTGGGAAGGATGATTTTCTAATTCAAGAAAATAGAGAGTTGTATAATTTTTTGAAAGGAGAAGGGTTAGATGTCACATATGAAGAAGATGAAGGCAGTCACGATTGGCAATTTTGGAATAAGCATATTTTTAAAGCTTTTGACTGGATTAGCAAACTCTCTATTTAA
- a CDS encoding endo-1,4-beta-xylanase codes for MTECQNGAVPSLAEKYKDYFKIGAAVTVNDLKGIHGEILIKHFNSLTPENDMKFERIHPEEGRYNFEAVDRIKEFAIKNNMQMRGHTFVWHNQTPEWVFRDRDGKDASRELVIERLRDHIKTVCERYRDIVYAWDVVNEAVEDKTEKLLRDSNWRRIIGDDYIKIAFEIAKEYVGDGKLFYNDYNNEMPYKLEKSYKLLKDLLDKDTPIDGVGIQAHWNIWDKNLIDNLKKAIETYASLGLEIQITELDISVFEFEDRRTDVLEPTQEMIELQAKVYEDVFNVFREYKDVITSVTLWGISDRHTWKDNFPVIGRKDWPLLFDINGNPKKAFYRIVNF; via the coding sequence ATGACCGAATGTCAAAATGGTGCTGTTCCATCACTGGCAGAGAAATATAAAGATTACTTTAAAATTGGTGCTGCTGTGACAGTAAATGACTTAAAAGGGATACATGGTGAGATTCTTATTAAACATTTTAACAGTTTGACTCCTGAAAATGACATGAAGTTTGAAAGAATACATCCAGAGGAAGGACGTTACAATTTTGAAGCAGTTGATAGAATAAAAGAGTTTGCGATTAAAAACAATATGCAGATGAGGGGACATACATTTGTTTGGCACAATCAAACACCTGAATGGGTTTTCCGCGACAGAGACGGCAAAGATGCATCGAGAGAACTTGTTATTGAAAGATTGAGAGATCATATCAAGACAGTATGTGAGCGATATCGAGATATAGTATATGCCTGGGATGTTGTGAATGAAGCTGTTGAAGATAAGACAGAAAAATTGCTCAGAGATTCAAACTGGAGAAGGATTATAGGTGATGACTATATTAAGATTGCCTTTGAAATAGCAAAAGAATATGTCGGCGATGGTAAACTGTTTTATAACGATTACAATAACGAAATGCCTTACAAACTGGAAAAGTCATATAAGCTATTAAAAGACCTACTTGATAAGGACACTCCAATAGATGGTGTTGGTATTCAGGCTCATTGGAATATATGGGATAAAAATCTTATTGATAATTTGAAAAAAGCAATTGAGACATATGCTTCTTTGGGCCTTGAGATACAGATAACCGAGCTTGATATATCTGTTTTTGAGTTTGAAGATAGAAGAACTGATGTTTTAGAGCCTACTCAAGAGATGATAGAATTGCAGGCAAAGGTTTATGAAGATGTATTTAATGTGTTTAGAGAATACAAAGATGTTATAACATCAGTTACTTTGTGGGGAATCAGTGACAGACATACATGGAAAGATAATTTTCCGGTAATAGGACGCAAGGACTGGCCACTGCTGTTTGATATAAATGGAAATCCCAAAAAGGCCTTTTACAGAATAGTTAACTTTTAG
- a CDS encoding endo-1,4-beta-xylanase, which yields MKKSAYKIVIPLTVVIVFIISSIFSLIYPVIPGVIAQTASVTTVNFEGKDTLTFFAYGNAKIATDQSSAIEGKKSIKVTNRKSIWDSLGIDVKDVLKRGKTWLISSYIRHEGKKPVAFSITALYDDGKGLKYIQLGEKIIMPNKWEKIAVKWKPTLKNPANLIIAIHPTVDKTTVYNVDNIQIMTEEAYLSQAIVYKDTFENKTTNWQPRGENVKVKLDDSKFHEGNKSLYVFGRTAFWHGAKIPIIKYVVPGKRYRFSIWVHHTSIDFERFSILVQRKMADEAQYRYDWITSSEVAGDSWVEISGSYAVPKNGKIEELEFYIEAQDPTLSFWIDDFTISDPLKLQEPNYDLPSLKEKYKDDFKVGVAIGYGELMNDTDTQFIKKHFNSITPGNEMKPESVLRGPDKYDFTIADAFVEFATKNNISIRGHTLVWHNQTPDWFFKDSNGNFLKKDELLKRLKKHIYTVVGRYKGKIYAWDVVNEAIDETQPDGYRRSNWYNICGPEYIEKAFIWAHEADPQAKLFYNDYNTEVPQKRMFIYNMIKKMKSKGIPIHGVGLQCHINVNNPSVEEIEETIKLFSTIPGLEIQITELDMSFYQWGSSVYYVEPSREMLLKQAKKYYELFNLFKKYKKVIKSVTFWGLKDDYSWLRGVFNKPDFPLLFDEYYDGKPAFWALIDYSIVPQNINLPTPPAIPKLNTKR from the coding sequence ATGAAAAAAAGTGCGTATAAGATTGTGATACCTTTGACTGTGGTTATTGTTTTTATCATATCAAGTATCTTTTCACTGATATACCCGGTGATACCAGGCGTAATAGCTCAGACAGCGTCTGTGACAACAGTGAATTTTGAAGGGAAAGATACATTGACCTTCTTTGCATATGGTAATGCCAAAATAGCAACAGATCAAAGCTCGGCGATAGAAGGGAAAAAGAGCATCAAGGTTACAAACAGAAAATCTATATGGGACAGCCTCGGTATAGATGTAAAGGATGTTTTGAAAAGAGGCAAGACATGGCTGATATCAAGTTATATAAGGCATGAGGGTAAAAAGCCAGTAGCATTTTCCATAACGGCTTTGTATGATGACGGCAAGGGTCTAAAATACATTCAGCTTGGCGAAAAAATAATAATGCCAAACAAATGGGAAAAAATTGCTGTGAAATGGAAGCCAACACTGAAAAATCCGGCAAATCTGATAATTGCAATTCATCCAACAGTTGATAAGACAACTGTATATAACGTTGACAATATTCAGATAATGACCGAGGAAGCTTATCTATCGCAAGCTATAGTATATAAGGATACGTTTGAAAATAAGACTACTAACTGGCAGCCAAGAGGAGAGAATGTAAAAGTAAAATTAGATGATTCAAAGTTTCATGAAGGTAACAAGAGCCTTTATGTATTCGGTCGTACAGCCTTCTGGCACGGAGCAAAGATTCCAATTATCAAATATGTTGTTCCAGGTAAGCGCTACAGATTCAGTATCTGGGTACATCATACATCAATAGATTTTGAAAGATTTTCGATTTTGGTTCAGAGAAAAATGGCTGATGAAGCACAATACAGGTATGACTGGATAACTTCAAGCGAAGTTGCAGGTGATAGTTGGGTAGAAATAAGTGGAAGTTATGCTGTGCCCAAGAACGGTAAAATCGAAGAACTTGAATTTTACATTGAAGCGCAAGACCCAACATTATCTTTCTGGATTGATGACTTTACTATATCCGATCCATTGAAACTGCAAGAACCAAATTACGATCTTCCATCTTTAAAAGAAAAGTATAAAGATGACTTTAAAGTTGGTGTAGCTATTGGATATGGGGAACTTATGAATGACACAGACACACAGTTTATCAAAAAGCATTTTAACAGTATTACACCTGGCAATGAAATGAAACCAGAAAGTGTATTAAGAGGACCTGATAAATACGATTTTACAATTGCAGATGCTTTTGTTGAGTTTGCGACTAAGAATAACATAAGTATTCGGGGACATACCCTTGTTTGGCACAATCAGACACCGGACTGGTTTTTCAAAGATTCCAATGGTAACTTTTTGAAAAAGGATGAGCTTTTAAAGAGGCTGAAAAAGCATATATACACAGTTGTTGGGAGATATAAAGGCAAGATATATGCATGGGATGTTGTGAACGAGGCCATTGATGAAACTCAGCCAGATGGGTATAGAAGGTCGAACTGGTACAACATTTGTGGTCCAGAGTATATAGAAAAAGCATTCATATGGGCGCATGAGGCAGACCCTCAAGCCAAGCTTTTTTACAACGATTACAACACCGAGGTACCGCAGAAGAGGATGTTTATATACAACATGATTAAAAAGATGAAGTCTAAAGGTATTCCTATTCACGGTGTAGGGCTTCAGTGTCATATAAATGTCAACAATCCGTCTGTTGAAGAGATTGAGGAGACAATAAAACTGTTCAGTACAATTCCGGGGCTTGAGATTCAGATTACAGAGCTTGACATGAGCTTTTATCAATGGGGTTCTTCTGTTTACTACGTTGAACCGTCAAGAGAGATGCTGCTGAAGCAAGCAAAGAAGTATTATGAACTGTTTAACCTATTTAAAAAATACAAAAAAGTAATAAAAAGTGTTACATTCTGGGGACTCAAAGATGACTATTCATGGCTCAGGGGAGTTTTCAATAAGCCAGACTTTCCACTATTATTTGATGAATACTATGATGGTAAACCAGCTTTCTGGGCACTCATAGATTACTCAATAGTACCACAAAATATTAATTTGCCCACACCCCCGGCTATTCCTAAATTGAACACAAAGAGATAA
- a CDS encoding endo-1,4-beta-xylanase yields the protein MKVKKKWMGILSFLVLGIGMIFFLTSCSIQSPVDQKNTVERILSRIEEREDKTNSGGRSKVIEKDGNVQDESKKTQNNSGTKVMKDYALKDVYADYFLVGAAINGYSVETAAINHPGMAAILKKHFNSTTLSNLMKPQYLLDYEATKASKDGMPVCKFDSCIPALQFCKENCIKMRGHVLVWHNQTPEWFFHKDYDVSKPLVDAATMERRLESYIKQVMEFCQKNYPGVVYCWDVVNEAIEDDGTWRENNNNWYTIMKESYVEKAFIYARKYAEKDVALFYNDYNVFLPAKREAIYNLAKKLKEKGLIDGLGLQPTVGLDFPELDSDATDSSFKKTLEMYAKLGLQIHITELNFEIKGDESNRTPENLKKQADRYYEMMKLLLKEDTDNGGPCNITCVTVFGICDDYPLYNNFKQCLYLWDKNCNPKPCFYSFLQAGLDWKASLSGKNR from the coding sequence ATGAAAGTAAAAAAGAAATGGATGGGTATCCTATCATTTCTGGTGTTAGGTATAGGGATGATTTTCTTTCTCACTTCATGTTCAATTCAGTCTCCTGTAGATCAGAAGAACACTGTTGAGAGAATCCTTAGCAGGATAGAGGAACGTGAGGACAAAACAAATTCAGGGGGGCGGTCAAAAGTGATTGAAAAGGATGGAAACGTGCAGGATGAGTCAAAGAAAACTCAGAATAATTCTGGAACTAAAGTTATGAAAGATTATGCATTGAAGGATGTATATGCAGACTATTTTTTAGTTGGAGCAGCAATTAACGGTTATTCTGTTGAAACTGCTGCTATCAATCACCCTGGTATGGCTGCAATTTTGAAGAAACACTTTAACAGTACTACCCTCTCTAATTTGATGAAACCTCAATACCTTTTAGATTATGAAGCTACAAAAGCCAGTAAAGATGGAATGCCAGTGTGTAAATTTGATAGCTGCATACCTGCTTTACAATTTTGTAAGGAAAATTGTATAAAAATGAGAGGACATGTGTTAGTATGGCATAATCAGACTCCAGAATGGTTTTTCCACAAAGACTATGATGTATCGAAACCGCTTGTAGATGCTGCTACTATGGAACGCAGACTGGAAAGTTATATCAAACAGGTAATGGAGTTTTGTCAGAAAAATTATCCTGGTGTTGTCTATTGCTGGGATGTGGTTAACGAAGCCATAGAGGATGACGGAACTTGGCGAGAAAATAACAACAACTGGTATACCATCATGAAGGAAAGCTATGTAGAGAAAGCTTTTATCTATGCAAGAAAATATGCTGAAAAGGATGTAGCGCTGTTTTACAATGATTACAATGTTTTTCTTCCTGCAAAAAGAGAAGCCATTTATAATCTTGCCAAGAAACTCAAAGAAAAAGGATTAATTGACGGGTTAGGTCTTCAACCCACAGTTGGCTTGGATTTCCCTGAGTTAGATTCTGATGCTACAGATTCAAGTTTTAAAAAGACACTGGAAATGTATGCAAAATTGGGTTTACAGATTCATATTACTGAATTGAATTTTGAGATAAAAGGAGATGAAAGTAATCGCACACCTGAAAATCTTAAGAAACAGGCGGACAGATACTATGAAATGATGAAATTATTGTTAAAGGAAGACACAGATAATGGAGGTCCCTGCAACATAACTTGTGTTACTGTTTTTGGTATCTGTGACGATTATCCTTTGTACAATAATTTCAAACAGTGTTTATATCTCTGGGATAAAAACTGTAATCCCAAGCCTTGCTTTTATTCATTTTTACAGGCAGGTTTAGACTGGAAAGCGTCCCTGTCTGGAAAAAATAGATGA
- a CDS encoding GH39 family glycosyl hydrolase → MKITIYPDNKLHKINKFWTKCVGSCHAATALREDWRNQLKKCRQELGFEYVRFHGWLNDDMSVCFRNDEGKLWFSFFNIDSIIDFLLDIGMKPFIELSFMPEALASGTKTVFHYKGNITPPKSYEEWGELIEELARHLVKRYGKNEVREWFFEVWNEPNLKDFFWAGTMEEYFELYKSAAFAIKKVDSELKVGGPATAIDAWIPELKDFCIKNGVPIDFISTHQYPTDLAFSTSSNMEEAMAKANRGELADRVRKALSEASPLPLYYTEWNNSPSPRDPYHDIPYDAAFIVKTIIDIIDLPLGCYSYWTFTDIFEECGQSSLPFHGGFGLLNIHGIPKPSYRAFQILNKLNGDRIDTEVEDKSPTVDYIAVQNDREIILVMSNHNVPLSPINSVSINVTIRGLKGCKEISVERIDEYNANPKRKWIEMGSPEYLNKEQIEKLIEASKPKKEEVSWWITDDNQLTFELNILPHSVLGVTIKTE, encoded by the coding sequence ATGAAAATAACCATTTATCCCGATAATAAACTCCACAAAATAAACAAATTTTGGACAAAATGTGTGGGTAGCTGTCACGCTGCTACTGCATTGAGAGAAGACTGGAGAAATCAACTTAAAAAATGCAGACAAGAGCTTGGTTTTGAATACGTCAGATTTCACGGCTGGCTCAACGATGATATGAGTGTATGTTTCAGGAATGATGAAGGCAAGTTGTGGTTTTCATTTTTCAATATTGATTCCATAATTGACTTTTTATTGGATATTGGGATGAAGCCTTTCATTGAGCTGAGTTTTATGCCTGAGGCGTTAGCGTCCGGGACAAAGACAGTTTTTCACTATAAAGGCAATATAACTCCACCAAAGTCATATGAGGAATGGGGAGAGCTTATTGAAGAGTTAGCAAGGCATCTTGTTAAGAGATACGGCAAAAATGAAGTGAGGGAATGGTTTTTTGAAGTATGGAATGAACCAAATTTAAAAGACTTCTTTTGGGCAGGGACAATGGAAGAATATTTTGAGCTTTATAAATCTGCAGCATTTGCGATTAAGAAAGTGGATTCTGAACTAAAAGTTGGTGGTCCAGCTACTGCAATAGATGCATGGATACCTGAACTAAAAGATTTTTGTATAAAAAATGGTGTTCCAATAGATTTTATTTCAACTCACCAATATCCAACAGATTTGGCTTTTAGCACAAGTTCAAACATGGAAGAGGCTATGGCAAAAGCAAATCGAGGGGAATTGGCTGATAGGGTAAGGAAGGCTTTGAGTGAGGCTTCACCGTTGCCTCTGTACTATACTGAGTGGAATAACTCACCAAGTCCACGGGACCCATACCATGACATTCCCTATGATGCGGCATTTATTGTAAAGACTATAATAGACATTATTGATTTGCCTTTAGGGTGTTATTCTTACTGGACGTTCACAGACATATTTGAGGAATGCGGGCAGAGCTCCTTACCTTTTCATGGGGGATTTGGACTTTTGAATATTCATGGTATACCAAAGCCATCATACAGAGCATTTCAAATTTTAAATAAACTAAATGGAGATAGAATAGACACAGAGGTAGAAGATAAAAGTCCAACTGTAGATTATATAGCTGTTCAGAATGACAGAGAAATAATCCTTGTTATGTCGAATCATAATGTTCCATTATCTCCTATAAACAGTGTAAGTATAAATGTTACTATAAGAGGACTTAAAGGGTGCAAAGAAATATCTGTAGAGAGAATAGATGAGTATAATGCAAATCCAAAAAGAAAGTGGATTGAAATGGGCAGTCCTGAATATCTCAATAAAGAACAAATTGAAAAATTAATAGAAGCCTCAAAACCAAAGAAAGAAGAAGTTTCATGGTGGATTACGGATGACAACCAGCTTACATTTGAGTTAAACATTTTACCTCATTCAGTTCTGGGAGTTACAATTAAAACTGAGTGA